In Dermacentor albipictus isolate Rhodes 1998 colony unplaced genomic scaffold, USDA_Dalb.pri_finalv2 scaffold_15, whole genome shotgun sequence, the following proteins share a genomic window:
- the LOC135919064 gene encoding uncharacterized protein: MSQTQPQDSHKKKNPKKKAHQESTEKTKPKEVTTTNVNQDRPSTKSTQESEIPFWDPTVDEWERHSTHKDLGEESEKTDKEDEERKEGKKNIGDNASDREDFPPIREKGPAVVRMAKCDKAMMKALMKISAAAGGDDEIMNQLDVIMSEYTKLKAITLELSHENKYQEGRLKEMEEKTKIAKTFAEVTRINADDTLPQPPVEDRKQTSALIITSESLPTRKIESVLKRKIDPSKLGLTDASMRPGRDGVVVTTTSKGALEKLKEAIQGDRETQNLQFRNPKPRRIEMKVVGIDPDTDIEALTNRIVSQNHLGCSEEDIELRRHWDGKNGITAIIALNRKAISALGTRKSLNLNWNRCPLYDNIFIPRCTKCSSYGHLKNECRESSRCFNCGGEDHQGNDCEEASSCPACMEDGSPPEDAKHSMMSWRCPVYLATLEAEKTRLITLID; encoded by the coding sequence ATGAGTCAAACGCAACCTCAAGACTCCCACAAGAAGAAGAACCCCAAAAAGAAAGCACATCAAGAATCAACGGAGAAAACAAAGCCCAAAGAAGTGACAACAACAAATGTCAACCAAGATCGACCATCTACGAAGAGCACTCAGGAGTCTGAGATACCATTCTGGGACCCTACAGTGGATGAATGGGAACGACACAGTACCCACAAAGACCTAGGGGAAGAGTCTGAGAAGACCGACAAAGAAGACGAGGAacggaaagaaggaaaaaagaacatCGGAGACAATGCTTCAGACAGAGAAGACTTCCCCCCAATCCGCGAAAAGGGACCAGCAGTGGTACGAATGGCGAAATGCGACAAGGCAATGATGAAAGCCCTAATGAAAATCTCTGCCGCAGCAGGAGGAGACGATGAGATAATGAATCAACTTGATGTCATCATGTCTGAGTATACCAAACTCAAAGCGATCACCCTGGAGCTCAGCCACGAAAACAAGTACCAGGAAGGACGACTAAAGGAAATGGAAGAGAAAACAAAGATTGCTAAAACTTTCGCAGAGGTCACCAGAATCAATGCCGACGACACCCTCCCACAACCTCCAGTGGAGGACAGGAAGCAGACTTCGGCACTGATTATCACCTCCGAATCTCTTCCAACAAGAAAGATTGAGTCTGTCCTGAAAAGGAAAATTGACCCATCCAAGCTGGGACTGACAGATGCGTCAATGAGGCCAGGCAGAGACGGAGTGGTGGTCACAACGACCTCAAAAGGAGCACTGGAGAAGTTGAAAGAGGCCATCCAAGGTGATAGAGAGACACAAAATCTTCAGTTCAGGAACCCAAAACCGAGAAGGATTGAAATGAAGGTGGTTGGCATCGATCCAGACACGGACATCGAGGCCCTTACCAACCGGATCGTCTCCCAGAACCACCTAGGATGCAGTGAAGAAGACATTGAACTACGCAGGCATTGGGACGGCAAAAATGGAATCACAGCAATTATTGCCCTAAACAGGAAGGCAATCTCGGCACTTGGTACCAGGAAGTCACTGAATCTCAACTGGAATAGATGTCCTCTGTACGACAACATCTTCATTCCAAGATGCACCAAGTGTTCATCATATGGCCACTTGAAGAACGAATGCCGAGAATCGTCAAGATGCTTCAACTGCGGAGGAGAAGACCACCAAGGCAACGACTGTGAAGAGGCATCGAGTTGCCCAGCATGCATGGAAGACGGATCTCCACCAGAAGATGCCAAACATTCGATGATGTCGTGGAGGTGTCCAGTCTACCTTGCGACCCTTGAGGCAGAAAAGACGAGACTAATAACGCTCATTGACTAG